The genomic stretch CCTCATAGCCACCTGGCTCACTCCCAGGGGACTGCAAGTGTCCGGACATCTGGCTGGGCTGCATCATGGAGGACACTGGGTGAGTTCCTGGGGACACACTATGAAAGGGTCTTGGGCCGGGGGAGTCCGAGATGGAGCCGTACTGGGGCCATTCCGGATCCGAGCGGCCCCGTGGTCTGCAAACACCACTCGGCCCGACTGCAGTGCGCAAGGTCGCCGCTGGGTGTCGCCCACGCCTCGCTGGGAAGCACCTTGCCGCCCGAGCGCTCCAGCACTGGGCAGCTGGGGGCGCGAGCGCCGCCCTCCGGCCACTTCGTGATGGGCAGGCGGGAGGACTGTCGCGCAGCCCCggggcagcagagggtgggctGGAGCAGAGACCCCGGCGGGACGGGCGCTGGCCTGTGCCCAGGTTCTACCTGCCCCGCAAGTTCTCGCGCTGCAGTATCGACGAGTACAACCAGTTCCTGCAGGAGGGCGGCGGGAGCTGCCTCTTCAACAAGCCCCTCAAGGTAGCAGCCCCGGGCGGGGGacgcggggagggggctgccgcGGCCGGGTCCCCGCCAGACTCCCGACCCTCCGTCCCGGTCCAGCTCCTGGACCCCCCGGAGTGCGGAAACGGCTTCGTGGAGGCGGGGGAGGAGTGCGACTGCGGCTCGGTGCAGGTGAGCGGCCGGGGCGGGCCCCGGGTGGGGACCTGGCGTGGGCGCGGGGAAGGGCCCGAGTGGAGAGGACGCGGGCTCGTtcgcctccctgccctgcctcccacattCCTCAGGAGTGCAGCCGTGCCGGGGGCAACTGCTGCAAGAAGTGCACCTTGACTCACGACGCCATGTGCAGCGACGGGCTCTGCTGCCGCCGCTGCAAGGTGAGGCGGACcgccggggggcggggcgcgccgcgggggcggggcccggcgcgAGGAACGCGCcaatgggggcggggggcggggccggaggggcggggccgaggcgCTGGCGGCGGCGCCCGGCGGGGTGCGTCTCTAACCTACCTGAGCCCGGCCACGCCTCCTTCCCCTAGTACGAGCCGCGAGGCGTGTCCTGCCGGGAGGCCGTGAACGAATGCGACATCGCGGAGACCTGCACCGGGGACTCCAGCCAGGTCCGCGCGGCCCGGCGTCGGTCTGGCTCCGCCGGGCTGCCCCCCTCTCTCCGCGCTTCCGCTCGGTAGCGGGTGTGGCTCGCGGCTCCCGAGCTCAGCCTCCTCGTCCGGGAAAGGggtccttcctggctcctggctttgttccttCAGTCATCACCCCGGTGTTTATAGTCTGGCGGGTATTCCCAGCGCCCGTGTGTGCCAGGGAGCTGAGTGGGTAATAATGTGCGTTAACATCTATTAAGTCCTAATTATGTGCTAGGCATTTAGGGCTCCAGCCCTGCGAGGTAAGTGCAGGGAACGAGGGAGGCTGGAGTAGCTATGGGAACTTGCAAACCCATGTAGCCTGGGCTCAGAGCCAGACGAACGCACTGTGAAGGGGCGTGAGACCCCCGCAGCCTAAGCCCGGACCTGGGGGTCTTTGGCACCCCTGCACTTCTCCCCCAGCAcgggcccctgcccctcagctCTCGGGCGGCCGTGCTCAGTTCCACCCTCTCCCTACAGTGTCCCCCTAACCTTCACAAGCTGGACGGTCACTTCTGCGACCATGAACAGGTACGACAGGGGGCTCCTCCCCCGGGCACCCAGCCCGTTCTCTTGCCCCCCTCTGACCCTTCAGCTTCTCTGTCCCTTGTCCCTCAGGGCCGCTGCTATGGAGGCCGCTGCAAAACCCGGGACAGGCAGTGCCAAGCCCTCTGGGGCCACGGTGAGTCTGGCTAGGGGTGGCTAAGGGGACTCTGGGGCACCCAGGAGAGAGGCTGGCAGGGCGGATTCGGGCTGAACGTGTGGCTCCCCTGGATCTGTGGAAGCCGGCCGGCAGGGGTCAGGCCCTGGGCCGGTAGGGCTGACGTCCTGCACCATCGTCCCGCAGCGGCTGCCGATCGCTTCTGCTACGAGAAGCTGAACGTGGAGGGGACGGAGCGTGGGAACTGTGGGCGCAAGGGGTCAGGCTGGGTCCAGTGCAACAAGCAGTGAGTAGCCAGGCCACTGCTGGGCCTCCCCAGCTCTGGCGTCCAGGGCGGCCCCGGGagcagccctgggggcaggcaggggcagagaagAGATTGGCTGGGGCAGAAGTTGTGCTTGGGGTGGCTCACTGTCTCCATGTGCCCCGACAGGGACGTGCTCTGTGGCTTCCTCCTCTGTGTCAACATCTCTGGAGCCCCTCGGCTGGGGGACCTGGGAGGTGACATCAGCAGTGTCACCTTCTACCACCagggcaaggagctggactgcaGGTGTCGTTGGCTGGGacgtggctgggggaggggaggcagcagggatgccgGGAGCTAAGGGGCAGGGGCTGAGACCAGCTATGCCGTCTCCCCAGGGGGGGCCACGTGCAGCTGGCCGATGGCTCAGACCTGAGCTACGTGGAGGACGGCACAGCCTGTGGACCCAACATGCTGTGCCTGGACCACCGATGCCTGCCGGCCTCTGCCTTCAACTTCAGCACCTGCCCCGGCAGCGGGGACCGCCGGATCTGCTCCCACCACGGGGTGGGTGCTTGGAGGCCCAGGGTGGTGGGAGAGGCTGACGAGAGGGGGCGGCCCCTGCTCATCCCGGCCGgtcccttcccacccccaggTCTGCAGCAATGAGGGGAAGTGCATTTGTCAGCCCGACTGGACAGGCAAAGACTGCAGCATCCACaaccccctgcccacctccccgcccaccggagagacagagagatataagGGTGAGGCTGgcgctggcgggggggggggggggggctgtgtccTCATTCTCTACCTGAAAACTGAGTCCCGCCTCCTCCCAGGTCCCAGCGGCACCAACATCATCATTGGCTCCATCGCGGGGGCTGTCCTGGTCGCAGCCATCGTCCTGGGCGGCACGGGCTGGGGATTTAAGTAAGAGATTGGCACTCTTCTCGGGTCCCCTGGCATCCGTAGGGGGTCAGAACCCCAGCCTGTCGGAGCTGAGTGTTCCTGAGAGCTTAGCTGAGATGGAGCACATACATCATGGAGCCAAGCCAGCTGCAGGgcctcttgctttattttttattttaaaaaagatttatttatttatttgagagacagagttacagacagaaagagggagagagcgaggtcttccatctgttggttcactccctaaaaggctacaatggctggagctgggccgatccaaagtcaggagccaggagcttcctccaggtctcccatgggggtgcaggggcccaaggacttgggccatcttctactgctttcctaggccatagcagagagctggatcagaagtggagcagccaggacttgaaccggcagccatgagatcccagtgctgtaggcagaggctcaacctctGGCCTCCCGGGTGTCTTGTTGCTCAACAGTTAGTtgctcacatttatttatttatttatttttgacaggcagagtggacagtgagagagagacagagagaaaggtcttccttttgccattggttcaccctccagtggctgctgcggctggcacaccgcgctgatccgaagccaggagccaggcacttatcctggtctcccatttgggtgcagggcccaagcacttgggccatcctccactgcattcctgggccacagcagagagctggcctggaagaggggcaaccaggacagaatccggcgccccgaccgggactagaacccggggtgctggcgccacaggcagaggattagcctagtgagccatggcaccagcctagtTGCTCACATTTAAAAACCAGGGGATTTACACTGACAATCCTGATTTCTGGTTTCTCTTGAAAAATGGGAAGACTGGGtcctggagcttgagtgtagctTGGCTGGCCAGGGTGGAATGTGCAGGGACTGCCCACGTCAGGTGTGTGTCCCCCTGTCCCTAGTCCCCGGCCAGCTCTCAGTGCTCCCTGGGCAGCTAAGTTTGAGCCCTTTGAGCTCACCCAACCCCCTCCACGTGCAAAGGAGGAACCTGAGGCCCAGAGTCACAGGGTGAATGAGTGGCAGAGCCAAGACGCAAACCCCGGGCCATTCTTGGCAGGTCCCCTGGCACTGCTCTCTGGCCTGGGCGTTAGTATCCAGGCGGGGGGATCCCAGCCCTTCTCTGGGAGCTGGAGGCCCTCCTTGAGAAGGCCAAGGTCAGAcggctccctcctctctctctctctccccacttgcCTTCTCCTTGGCTCCTACAGAAACATCCGCCGAGGAAGGTATGACCCGAcccagcagggggcagtgtgACGCCGGCCACGTCATCCCTCCCGCTGTCCTTGTCTCCATCTCATCGTCACCACCTTGCGTTCTGTGGAtggggagctgggccgattcccccagccctgctgtcagAGTGTCCCGGCAAGGGGGGAGAGCAGCTCCGGGAAGACCTAGTCCTCTGCCcgcccttcctcctgccccctcctctctgctgcTGCCCTTCCTCCGGCCAGGCGGACCCCGGAGGTGGGCCCCGCAGCCCCGTCCCGCCAGGGAGCCTCCCTCTGCGTCCCATCTGTTTTGTCTTCCATGTCACCGCTGTCTGACCCTCGCCAGAGCCCTCCCTGGCCAGCCTGTGACTTCCCACCTGGAGGGCTCTTCCCTtgggccccgcccctctcccctgATGCCCCCTCTCCATTCCAGGTCTGGAGGGGCCTAAGTGCCACCCCTCCCTCCAAGCCTGGCACCCGCCGTCTTGGCCTGAACCACGAGGCTGCCCCCACCAAGCCGCGGAGGGAAGCACCATGCAAATGTCTTCCAGCTCCCGCCCCTCACCTCCTGGCTCCACGGgggccctgggggctgtggcCCTCTCTCGGCACcagcagggtgcagggccccctccccctcATGCGGCTTTGGTCTTGCACCCCGACCCCCTCTGTGAATGTAGCTTCCATCCACACAGACTGCCGCAGCTCAGGTCGGGGtgccagcaggggcctggggtggcCCCACCTTAAATCCAGGCAGCTGGGACCAGGGTCAGAGCGCTCTGGGACCTGGGGGAAGGGGCTGacctacacatttttaaaaaactgaatcttAACTGATGAATGTAagcctgagggggcggggcccagccGGAGGTGGGGATGCTTTGCCCCTTACGGGAGAGACTGAGACGTGCCCACTGCCTGCCACGCTCACACCTGGACTCCGTGCTGACCCTGGCAGGGGCCGGgcagccccacctgcccctgcccagccctgccgaAGTGGAAGAAGGGTGAGCGCCGACTCAGACCAAAGCTGCCTCTCCCATGCCCAAGGCCCCGGCGATGGGTACAGTGACCATACCCATCCTGCCATCTAGAAAACACAGCCCAAGGACCATGGCCCGGGGCCGACTCAGGGTTTCAGGGCCCCTGCGGTGGCCCGGAGGTCCCAGGCTGGGCCGTCTTCCGCAGGAGGATCTCCAGGCAGGGCCGGCCAGGTGTGCCCAGGGCACGGGCTCTGCCAATGATGCACAAGAGGAGGTGGGAAATACAGGTCTCAGGGTGATCCTAGGCTTCTAGAAAAGTCCCCAAGTCCCTGTCAGACCCATTCCAGGACCAAGCAGTGTCCAGATgttgcccccctccccagccaagcCCACCAGGCAGGCCAGAGCCCTCCACACTCCCATGAACAGTCCTGCCCACTCCTTCCCTCAGGCCCCTCCCTTGACCCTGACAGCTGccggcaggggcagggtgggggccgagcccctcccctgggggcccCACACCACAGAGGACCCCAGGGAGCTGCCTCTggggcagcctggaggaggcTTGGAGGAAATGGCTTCCCTTTTCTCTGAACGCCtccccctggggccaggcagcATCAGGCTGCGGCCGGGTCCTAGCACTGCCCACTcgagggccggggccgggccgggttTTGCGCTGCTGCTATCTTCCCCAATCTCCGCCCTCTGGTGGGACACTTGGGCACACAGGGTGCCATGCATGTGGCGCCACAGCTCTGCACAGGTGGGGGTACTTCTGCGCACGTGGGCGTGTCTGTGCACGTGGGGGTGGGAGTCAGGGAACCCAAGACTTCCTGTGACAGCCTGCCCCACCCTCCGCCAGCTCCTGGCTGTCAGCCGGCCCTGGCGGCGCCGGGGGAGGAGCGGAGGCtgcatggcccagcctggctccccCCAGCATCCTGTACATCCGTCattgggggcgggggcggggggaggcagggacaggAGCATCGATTAAAGATCACATCTGGGGCTTCCACGGAGCTCACACCCAGCTTGCGTCTCTCCtttccactgccccccccccccatactgcAACACAggtcccctccctggcccccgGTGACGGAGACGGGAGTGAAGAGTGGGTGCGGAGTGTGGACAGGGAGCACCGGGCTGGGCCGCAGTTTCCCATTCAGGGTGAGGCCTGGGTAGAGGTGGGGTCCTTCCGCTTCCCCGGCTCCCTGACAGTCGCTGGCGCTCCCTGGTTCAGCTGGGTCGGGGCGAGGTGAGCAGGAAAGCATTCCAGCGACAGACGGACAGTGGCTTCCCGTtcagggcccagcccctgcccacttCGCAGAAGGGCCCAGACCGAATCTGCTCCTTCTGCAcctgaggggaggggctggggcaggcatggGCCACCGGAGCTCTTCCCCTGTGGGGAGGAGGTGTGGCCTGCAGGTGTTCAgtctgggagaccctggggagtGCAGGGTCCATGTGGCCTAGTGTCCTGATTGTCCTGGGAGAGataagaggaagggggaggggcaggaggaaagGAATGGAGAACAGAGGAGATAAGGGAGCAAGAAATAGCATCACCAGGCCACCGGAGGTCTGAGCCCCACTCCCCAGCGAGCCCAGCCCCACTCAGCTTGGATTCTGGTCCCCACCACACTCGGCTTCTCAGTTCCCCGAGGAAACCGGGGGCGGGCACTGAACTCCCGGTTCCTGGGGCAGCCTCTTCCCCTGGCAAGTGAGCAGGTGGAGAAGCAAGAAACATTCTGGAACCTGTCAGTCATGAGCTGAAGCTAGGCTAGCCCTGGACTTGCTGTCCTGGGCTGCATAACCCTGCTTTTAGCTCGCCCCCGGCCCCTCTCAACCCTTCCATCTctcccttctgagctcccagcacCGCCAaccccccacccagctccctatcGGAGGTGTGGCACCAGGGCCCCTGCAGGCAGGAAGTGAGGCTCCTGGCAGAGaggggcccaggggcaggcagcCCTGCTTTGGACCAGCACCCAGCCATGCTTCCAGTGCCCAGTAGCTGCACGGGGCTGTAGTGGATGCTACTAAGTAGCAATAGTGAGACCCAGGAAAGATGTGGCTCAAGTACAGTGGCCACCACCTTCTGAAAACCACAGGGCACCTGCTTGCAGTCCTTTCTAGAATGCATGCGGCCAGTCAGGATGGCGCGGGCAGGATCGGGGTGTTCCAACATAACCGAGTGAGTCCTGGATCCAGCCTGTCCTGAAAGCGACTCCAGCCCCCGGGAACTCGGTGTGGGTCCCCCAAGAGCACTGTCAACCTCTCCTGAATGCCAGAGCCTGAGAGAAGCAGCCCGGGCTCTCCCTCCACACCACACCCAGGGGCCGGGCCTGCCTGAGCTCCTCGGGCCCTTGGGTGCTGCAGGCAAGGGGAGGAAACCCACACCGGTCAGTGCCGGGGGCACAGTTGCTGCCTCGTCTTTCAGGTCTAAGCTCCTAGAACGCAGAGGCCACACCTGGCCCCAGCGCTTGACCCGGAGCCTGGTGGCCTTGCACCGGGCAGAAGTCGGCACCCCCACCGCTGGCTGAGCCCTCGTGAGGCTGACAGGGCTGTGCAGGCACGGACGAGCTGCCATGGCCTTCCACTTGGCCACACTCTGCATTCCAGGTCAGCTCTTGGGACCAAGAGCCACCTGGTCCCCAGAATGCTCACAGGCGTCCCTTCTGCaagggctcctgactcctggctggcCCGGCTCTTGCTGAAAGCTGTTCACGTGGCCCGCCCAGCCACAGACCCAGGCCatgcctgacccaggcctggggaGAGGACAGGAGCACCTATCACCCACACTGGCTCTGCGCTGCCTCAGGGGCTGCCAGCCTGGGGTAGCGGTCCTCCAGCccccgctgctgcctccctgggctcccGAACACTAATGCTGCACCCcgggcccccctccccagccctggcctgcagcacctggaCTTCTGCCCGCTTGGCAGCCCGCAGGCTTCCTGACGAGTGTCTGAGCGGCTGCCAATCTCCATTCTCCCAAGAGCCGTCTGCTTCTCGCTGGCAGCTCTAGTGCCCACTTGGGTTTAAAAATACACtcgctctctgcccctcctccagcctgACCCCGGCAGCTTCTCGCGTGGTGAGCCTGATCCTCGATGCCTCAGAAAAGACGACGTCCCCCTCACGGCAGAGGGCGCGGCGCGCCTGTCCCAGGAGCCCCTGGCACCTGGCCGAGGGCCACTCCTGGGGAGGACCGGAGCCTGGCTGGGCAGTACTGCTCTCCTCGGGGAGGGAGACTCTGGGGTGGCTCGGGCTGATGCAGGACATAGCCAGGGTGCTCCCCATTCCCCACCATGGAACCCCACCTCCCGTTTCTCGTCAGAGGTCTCGCTCCCCCCAGAcctctgctcccctccagccTGAGAAGCCTGTGCGCGCTCCCCCTtcaatttgcattcctaccactGCTCTTGGGTGCCTCCCCCAGGCCAAGCCCCCCCCAGCCTTGAACCTCAGCACCTCTACCTCGCTAGGACACAGTCATGCCACTCACCAATACTCTCTTCTGTATCTACTCCCACTGCCCAGGACCCAAGGCCTTCCCATCCTTACAAACACAAAagccgggctggcactgtggcgcagtgggttaaagccccagtctgcagcgctgacatcccatatgggcgctggttcgtgtcccggctgctcctcttccgatccagctctctgctatggcatgggaaagcagtggaagatggcccaagtccttgggcccctgcatccacgtgggagaccaggaagaagctcctggcttcgatcagctcagctctggccattgtggtcatttgggagtgaaccagtggaatggaagacctctctctctctctctggctctacctctctctgtaactctatctttcaaataatataacaaAACACAAAAGCCCAAGGGGTCAGCCGCTGGCCGACAGGGTGTCTGAGTGTGAGTCCCGGCTttgttcccaactccagcttcctgcccacgcAGGCTCTGTGAACAAGAGGTGACAGCCCAAGGgactggttgggtccctgccatccaggtgagagacctggattgagttttccaTTCCTGGCCTCCcgggctgttgaaggcatttgggggacgagacagtggatggagatctctctctatcaGAAACACCCAAGTCACTGCAGCCCTGGTGCACACCCCCTCCTCGGCACAATCGCAGCTCCCCCAGCCAATTCCTCTCCACCATCCAGCGCCGGGAGCAAACCCTGGGATTGCCAACTCAGTGCAGCCCGCCCCTGGCTCCCCTCTCTGACAGCCCGCCCCTGGCTCCCCTCTCTgacagcccagccccggctcccctctctggcagcccagccccaggccctcctgCACCTGGAGCTCTGTGCCCGACGCATCTCCCAgttcttttcttccattttctcctcTGGGCCCCAATTGTGGGAATTTCTTTCAGTTCCTGGGACACTCTCACCCTGGGACCTCCCCCTGCTTATGGCTGCGCTGCCACTGTCTGACCCAGGCCTTCGGACAGGTCCCGACTTAGCTGTCACTTGTCCCCGACGCAGGTGTCTGCCCTGTGCCCTTGCCTTTTCTGCTTGGAGCACTCAGCGCCCCGGGTGTCGATTGCCTGTCCACCCCCCAGAGGATCTGCCTTTGTCGGCACCATGCGCCCCCAGCCTGGAACTGGGTGCCTGCAACGCAGGTGGAATGAACGGCTCAGTGCCCCCCACAGATGGAGGCTGGCTGAGGCTGGAACAGGGGCTCCCAGCAGGGCTGCTCCGCGGGAGTTTAGTCTGGAAGTGGGGTGGTCTTTGGGATGAGGAAGCCAAGTCGTGCATCTGAGacataccccacccccacccccgtgggGTGTGCTCACTGGGGAGATTTCTTTCTCATCACACAATAGAGATGAAAGAATAACTGGtcaagaggccagcgctgtggcacagcgggtaaagccagcttcccttatgggtgcaagttcaagtcccggctgctccacttctgatccagtcccctgctaatgaccctggtaaagcagtggaagatggcccaagtccctgggccccttcacccatgtgggagatgtgatgaagcccctggcttcacctggcccagacaagttgttgcaaccatctggggagcgaaccagtggatggatggcctctctgtccttccctctctttctgtaactgcctttcaaatacagaaatcttttttaaaaaacttattgtaggctggcgccgtggctcaacaggctaatcctcctccttgtggcgccggcacactgggttctagtcccggttggggcgctggattctatcccggttgcccctcttccaggccagctctctgctgtggcccgggaaggcaatggaggatggcccaagtccttgggccctgcacccgcatgggagaccaggagaagcacctggctcctggcttcggatcagcgagatacgctggccgcagcggccattagagggtgaaccaacggcaaaaaggaagacctttctctctgtctctctctcactatccactctgcctgtcaaaaaaaaaaaaaaaacttactgtaATGACCGGGCTGGGATTAGGGTCACGGGCCTCTCCCCTGCCAGTCACCGTTCCCCCTGGTCTTTCTGGGTTTATCAGGGGAGACATCACTCTCTCGGCAGCAGCCCCTGTCTCACGAAGACACCAGCAAGCACCTGCTAGGCGCTGTGTTCCGGGCCTCAGGTGCCTCTTGCGATCACTGAACATGAACATGGCAGGGGCCGCCTCGGAGACGCCGCTTGGTCTGTGACTCCCACAGGGCACTGCCTTTTGTGTCAAGGTCCTGCTGTTGGCAACTCCGTTGAGCTGCCGCGGGGGTCTCGTCTGGCATCGCTGTGTCTTTGGCAGCGATGTCCCCAGGGCCATGGCCCAGAGCTCAGAGGGGGAAGAGATCGCCCGGGACACTGGCCAGCTACACCCTTCACAGCATTTCTAATGGTTCTTCCCTTCCTGAgcattctcaaaaaaataattatctatttgtttgaaatgcagagttgtagagaggcagaggcagagagagagaggtcttccatctgctggttcactccccagatggccacagccggagctgcactaatccaaagccaggagccaggagcttcttccaggtctcccacgcagtgcaggggtccaaggacttgggccatcttttactgctttcccaggccatagaagagagctggatcggaagtagagcagccaggacttgaaccggcgcccacatgggatactggcactgcaggcagtagcttttctcgctacgccacagcgccggccccctgaacATTTTATGTCAGAGATTTATGGTGTTGACTGACCAAAGTGCTACCTCGCGTGGCCGGCACTCAagtgggaagaaggaaaagatgcGAAGAGGACGTCCTGGCTGCTGGTGTGGGGGAGAAGCGGACAGGGGCTCAGTCCCCACAGAACAGCCACCTCTGAAGGGAAGGACCCGGGCGGTGGCCGCACCCTACTGCCCTGCGTGACTTCCCACCAAGTCGGAAGTGCACCACACCCATacccgagtccagcttcctgctgaggcacagcctgggaggcaagccctggtccttgccacccacgaaGGAGGCCAGGCTGAGTCCCAGGGTCCTggtgctgcctggcccagccctggctgttgcaggcactgggggagtaaaccacctGGAAGAtcttcatctctctgtctttcaaataaaacgtaaagtaaagaaaaataaaccggccggcgctgtggcttaacaggctaatcctctgccttgcagcgccggcacactgggttctatcccagttacccctcttccaggccagctctctgctgtggcccgggaaggcagtggaggatggcccaagtgcttgggccctgcaccccatgggagaccaggagaagcacctgctcctggcttcggatcagcacgatgcactggccgcagcggccattggagggtgaaccaacggcaagaagaaaaataaaccacCCAAATTGTAACCAAGTACTCTCTCCTTGCTATTTCTACCTATTTGAACCctcatttattacttttaaaaataactttattatttgaaagggggggagggagagggagagagagagagagagagggtacctccgatccactggttcactccccaga from Lepus europaeus isolate LE1 chromosome 18, mLepTim1.pri, whole genome shotgun sequence encodes the following:
- the ADAM11 gene encoding disintegrin and metalloproteinase domain-containing protein 11 isoform X2 encodes the protein MQGTRLPVCCSCPLCSPKPAEAEKEKVRRGHPTVHSETKYVELIVINDHQLFEQMRQSVVLTSNFAKSVVNLADVMYKEQLNTRIVLVAMETWADGDKIQVQDDLLETLARLMVYRREGLPEPSDATHLFSGRTFHSTSSGAAYVGGICSLSRGGGVNEYGNMGAMAVTLAQTLGQNLGMMWNKHRSSAGDCKCPDIWLGCIMEDTGFYLPRKFSRCSIDEYNQFLQEGGGSCLFNKPLKLLDPPECGNGFVEAGEECDCGSVQECSRAGGNCCKKCTLTHDAMCSDGLCCRRCKYEPRGVSCREAVNECDIAETCTGDSSQCPPNLHKLDGHFCDHEQGRCYGGRCKTRDRQCQALWGHAAADRFCYEKLNVEGTERGNCGRKGSGWVQCNKQDVLCGFLLCVNISGAPRLGDLGGDISSVTFYHQGKELDCRGGHVQLADGSDLSYVEDGTACGPNMLCLDHRCLPASAFNFSTCPGSGDRRICSHHGVCSNEGKCICQPDWTGKDCSIHNPLPTSPPTGETERYKGPSGTNIIIGSIAGAVLVAAIVLGGTGWGFKNIRRGRYDPTQQGAV